From a single Rutidosis leptorrhynchoides isolate AG116_Rl617_1_P2 chromosome 5, CSIRO_AGI_Rlap_v1, whole genome shotgun sequence genomic region:
- the LOC139847007 gene encoding probable folate-biopterin transporter 2 isoform X1: protein MVEEGQDYETCNKVELVKEDENERPKKGILVGFNFRAPIDWFKMLSKETHWTVVAAVVVTYGLNQGLGGALARVGTEYYMKDEQKVQPSEAQAYTGITNIPWIIKPIWGLLTDVVPIFGFRRRPYFVAAGIIGMLSMFFLSFNEKLHIVLALLALTFGSAGVAIADVTVDACVAQHSGINLSLAPDMQSLCSLSSSIGALIGFSLSGVFVHLIGPKGVYGLLSIPYALVLLVGLVLKEPHSPSFAYRQISEKFVDAATAMWTTLKSEDVWRPCLYMYLSFALSLNIYEGLFYWETDSNVGPSFSQETIGFIFSIGSIGSILGAILYQYRLKTHPFRALLFWAQLLLALSGMLDLVFVLRLNQKLGLPDYLFAVIDESVLQLVGRLKWTPLLVLSAQLCPPGIEGTFFALLMSIDNFGLMSSTWLGGLLLHVLNVTRTQFDNLWLAILIRNILRITPLCFLFLVPKSGPDSSGFSSIEVLSVLEDNESRIEISSIIEDSELSKPEQVELTPLVSSVG, encoded by the exons ATGGTGGAAGAAGGGCAAGATTATGAAACCTGTAACAAGGTAGAGCTAGTTAAAGAAGATGAAAATGAAAGGCCCAAAAAAGGGATTTTGGTGGGGTTTAATTTTAGGGCTCCAATTGATTGGTTTAAAATGTTATCTAAAGAAACACATTGGACAGTTGTGGCTGCAGTTGTGGTTACTTATGGTTTAAATCAAGGACTTGGTGGTGCACTTGCAAGGGTGGGTACAGAGTATTACATGAAAGATGAGCAAAAAGTACAACCATCTGAAGCACAGGCTTATACAGGAATTACTAATATTCCATGGATTATTAAGCCCATTTGGGGTCTTCTTACAGATGTTGTTCCCATTTTCGGGTTTCGACGGAGGCCTTATTTCGTTGCTGCCG GTATAATTGGAATGCTATCAATGTTTTTCTTGTCATTCAACGAAAAGCTGCATATTGTGTTAGCACTGCTGGCTTTAACTTTTGGAAGTGCTGGAGTTGCAATAGCAGATGTAACGGTCGATGCATGCGTAGCCCAACATAGTGGTATTAATCTTTCTCTTGCTCCAGACATGCAAAGCTTATGTTCTTTGAGTTCATCCATTGGAGCTCTTATTGGATTTTCTTTGAGCGGTGTGTTTGTTCACCTCATTGGTCCAAAG GGAGTTTATGGGTTGCTAAGTATACCATATGCGCTTGTATTGCTAGTTGGCCTTGTGCTCAAGGAACCCCACTCGCCGAGTTTCGCATATAGACAG ATTAGTGAGAAATTTGTTGATGCTGCTACGGCTATGTGGACTACTCTGAAAAGTGAAGATGTTTGGAGGCCATGTTTGTATATGTACCTTTCATTTGCATTGAGTTTGAATATCTATGAAGGGCTGTTCTACTGGGAAACTGATTCAAATGTGGGGCCCTCTTTCTCCCAG GAAACAATTGGTTTCATATTCTCGATTGGCTCAATTGGATCCATTTTAGGTGCCATATTATATCAATATCGTTTAAAGACTCATCCTTTCCGAGCTCTACTATTTTGGGCTCAATTATTATTAGCCTTATCTGGAATGTTGGATCTTGTCTTTGTACTAAGACTTAACCAAAAACTAGGACTACCCGATTATTTATTTGCAGTTATTGATGAAAGCGTCCTTCAATTGGTTGGACGTTTGAAATGGACGCCACTTCTCGTCTTATCCGCACAACTTTGTCCACCTGGCATCGAAGGGACATTCTTTGCTTTACTCATGTCAATTGACAATTTCGGCcttatgtcctcaacatggttaggTGGCTTACTTCTTCATGTCTTGAATGTCACAAGGACACAATTTGACAATTTATGGCTAGCTATTTTGATCAGAAATATCTTGAGGATCACACCTCTTTGTTTTCTGTTTTTGGTGCCTAAAAGTGGGCCCGATTCGTCTGGATTTTCTTCTATAGAGGTATTGAGTGTTTTAGAAGATAATGAATCTCGTATAGAAATATCAAGTATAATAGAAGATAGTGAATTGTCAAAACCTGAACAGGTGGAACTCACACCGCTCGTTAGTAGTGTTGGTTGA
- the LOC139847007 gene encoding probable folate-biopterin transporter 2 isoform X2 — MVEEGQDYETCNKVELVKEDENERPKKGILVGFNFRAPIDWFKMLSKETHWTVVAAVVVTYGLNQGLGGALARVGTEYYMKDEQKVQPSEAQAYTGITNIPWIIKPIWGLLTDVVPIFGFRRRPYFVAAGIIGMLSMFFLSFNEKLHIVLALLALTFGSAGVAIADVTVDACVAQHSGINLSLAPDMQSLCSLSSSIGALIGFSLSGVFVHLIGPKISEKFVDAATAMWTTLKSEDVWRPCLYMYLSFALSLNIYEGLFYWETDSNVGPSFSQETIGFIFSIGSIGSILGAILYQYRLKTHPFRALLFWAQLLLALSGMLDLVFVLRLNQKLGLPDYLFAVIDESVLQLVGRLKWTPLLVLSAQLCPPGIEGTFFALLMSIDNFGLMSSTWLGGLLLHVLNVTRTQFDNLWLAILIRNILRITPLCFLFLVPKSGPDSSGFSSIEVLSVLEDNESRIEISSIIEDSELSKPEQVELTPLVSSVG, encoded by the exons ATGGTGGAAGAAGGGCAAGATTATGAAACCTGTAACAAGGTAGAGCTAGTTAAAGAAGATGAAAATGAAAGGCCCAAAAAAGGGATTTTGGTGGGGTTTAATTTTAGGGCTCCAATTGATTGGTTTAAAATGTTATCTAAAGAAACACATTGGACAGTTGTGGCTGCAGTTGTGGTTACTTATGGTTTAAATCAAGGACTTGGTGGTGCACTTGCAAGGGTGGGTACAGAGTATTACATGAAAGATGAGCAAAAAGTACAACCATCTGAAGCACAGGCTTATACAGGAATTACTAATATTCCATGGATTATTAAGCCCATTTGGGGTCTTCTTACAGATGTTGTTCCCATTTTCGGGTTTCGACGGAGGCCTTATTTCGTTGCTGCCG GTATAATTGGAATGCTATCAATGTTTTTCTTGTCATTCAACGAAAAGCTGCATATTGTGTTAGCACTGCTGGCTTTAACTTTTGGAAGTGCTGGAGTTGCAATAGCAGATGTAACGGTCGATGCATGCGTAGCCCAACATAGTGGTATTAATCTTTCTCTTGCTCCAGACATGCAAAGCTTATGTTCTTTGAGTTCATCCATTGGAGCTCTTATTGGATTTTCTTTGAGCGGTGTGTTTGTTCACCTCATTGGTCCAAAG ATTAGTGAGAAATTTGTTGATGCTGCTACGGCTATGTGGACTACTCTGAAAAGTGAAGATGTTTGGAGGCCATGTTTGTATATGTACCTTTCATTTGCATTGAGTTTGAATATCTATGAAGGGCTGTTCTACTGGGAAACTGATTCAAATGTGGGGCCCTCTTTCTCCCAG GAAACAATTGGTTTCATATTCTCGATTGGCTCAATTGGATCCATTTTAGGTGCCATATTATATCAATATCGTTTAAAGACTCATCCTTTCCGAGCTCTACTATTTTGGGCTCAATTATTATTAGCCTTATCTGGAATGTTGGATCTTGTCTTTGTACTAAGACTTAACCAAAAACTAGGACTACCCGATTATTTATTTGCAGTTATTGATGAAAGCGTCCTTCAATTGGTTGGACGTTTGAAATGGACGCCACTTCTCGTCTTATCCGCACAACTTTGTCCACCTGGCATCGAAGGGACATTCTTTGCTTTACTCATGTCAATTGACAATTTCGGCcttatgtcctcaacatggttaggTGGCTTACTTCTTCATGTCTTGAATGTCACAAGGACACAATTTGACAATTTATGGCTAGCTATTTTGATCAGAAATATCTTGAGGATCACACCTCTTTGTTTTCTGTTTTTGGTGCCTAAAAGTGGGCCCGATTCGTCTGGATTTTCTTCTATAGAGGTATTGAGTGTTTTAGAAGATAATGAATCTCGTATAGAAATATCAAGTATAATAGAAGATAGTGAATTGTCAAAACCTGAACAGGTGGAACTCACACCGCTCGTTAGTAGTGTTGGTTGA